The following proteins are co-located in the Gossypium hirsutum isolate 1008001.06 chromosome A02, Gossypium_hirsutum_v2.1, whole genome shotgun sequence genome:
- the LOC107939147 gene encoding DNA repair protein RAD50, whose product MSTVDKMLIKGIRSFDPENKNVITFFKPLTLIVGPNGAGKTTIIECLKLSCTGELPPNARSGHSFIHDPKVAGETETKGQIKLRFKTAAGKDVVCIRSFQLTQKASKMEYKAIESVLQTLNPHTGEKVCLSYRCADMDREIPALMGVSKAILENVIFVHQDEANWPLQDPSTLKKKFDDIFSATRYTKALEVIKKLHKDQAQEIKAYKLKLEHLQTLKDAAYKHRESIAQDQEKTESLKSQIQVLEKNIEDLDAKVHNAELTLKDLRKLEDQKSTKTAERSTLFKEQQRQYAALAEENEDTDEELMEWKTKFDERIMLLDNKIQKMESNQQDLNEESSARRRKLETYIGEIGKLQRDAETLVLSKKDRDTAIEQLFARLNLGSTPNSPFSDEVALNLTRQIEVRLMELERDLDEKKQSNDKKLKTAWDCYTGASERYNIAEAQKKAKLEIKGSVSKRLEETKSNRDFLEIQISDVNLSSLDDREKNLQVEIDRKSKQLDERNHDKIVEQKQLEVFAIDQKIKVLSHERDLAAGEATERMELSISTRELENKKKQHKKIIEEYKDRIRLVLKGRVPPDKDLKREVTRALSAVQKEYDELSTKSSEAEKEVNILQMKIDEIDSNLSKHKKEMDSRKKFLEARLNSLEKQSFTIDSYPQVLETAKEKKDVHKSKYNIADGMRQMFDPFERVARAHHICPCCERPFSAEEEDEFVKKQRVKAASSAEHMKVLAVESSNAESYFQQLDKLRMVYEEYIKTVKEAIPLAEKKLLELNEELDQKSQAHDDVLGVLAQIKMDKDSIESLVGPVETADRIFQEIQGLQAKVEGLEYKFDIRGQGGARTVEDIQSELNDLQSKRDVLLKEVDDLRTEQRYMEKDLQSVKTRWHDIREKKVEVANTLRDFKKAEEELEHLSEEKRQLDLEEKHLAESLRSLFKEKESLLEDYDCLKVKLAEEYEQQRKLRSSYQREAEVLYEVNSKIKAYYDLKKGEKLKELREQQSVMESQLLNFDARKQEILAELNKSKDLMRNQDQLRRNIEDNLNYRKTKAEVDVLSREIESLQERIMEIGGIFKFEGEIQKISEERERLLSELNRCRGTMSVYQSNISKNKAELKQAQYKDIDKRYFDQLIQLKTTEMANKDLDRYYNALDKALMRFHSMKMEEINKIIRELWQQTYRGQDIDYISIHSDSEGAGTRSYSYKVLMQTGDAELEMRGRCSAGQKVLASLIIRLALAETFCLNCGILALDEPTTNLDGPNAESLAAALHRIMEDRKGQENFQLIVITHDERFAQLIGQRQHAEKYYRVAKDDHQHSIIEAQEIFD is encoded by the exons AAAGTTTGCCTCAGCTATAGATGTGCTGACATGGACAGAGAAATTCCAGCTTTGATGGGTGTCTCGAAAGCTATTCTGGAGAATGTGATTTTTGTGCACCAAGATGAGGCCAATTGGCCTTTACAAGATCCTTCGACTTTGAAAAAGAAATTTGATGATATCTTCTCAGCTACGAG ATATACAAAAGCCTTGGAGGTTATAAAAAAGCTTCACAAGGATCAGGCTCAAGAGATAAAGGCTTATAAGCTAAAACTGGAGCACTTACAGACCTTGAAAGATGCTGCATATAAG CATCGAGAAAGCATTGCTCAGGATCAAGAAAAAACAGAATCCTTGAAAAGCCAAATACAAGTCTTGGAGAAAAACATTGAGGACCTGGATGCTAAGGTTCATAATGCTGAATTAACCCTGAAGGATCTACGAAAGCTAGAGGACCAGAAATCTACAAAGACCGCTGAAAGGAGCACTTTGTTCAAGGAACAGCAGAGACAATATGCTGCTCTTGCTGAGGAAAATGAAG ATACTGATGAAGAGTTGATGGAATGGAAAACCAAGTTTGACGAGAGGATTATGTTATTGGATAATAAAATTCAGAAAATGGAGAGTAACCAGCAGGATTTGAATGAGGAGAGCTCTGCTCGTCGGAGGAAATTAGAGACTTATATTGGGGAGATTGGCAAACTTCAAAGGGATGCTGAG ACTCTTGTGCTGTCAAAAAAAGACAGAGATACTGCCATTGAACAATTATTTGCACGGCTCAATTTAGGATCTACTCCAAATAGCCCCTTTAGTGATGAAGTTGCTTTGAACCTCACAAGGCAAATAGAAGTGAGGTTAATGGAGCTTGAAAGAGATTTGGATGAGAAAAAG CAATCAAATGACAAGAAGCTGAAGACTGCATGGGATTGCTACACGGGTGCAAGTGAGCGTTACAACATTGCTGAGGCTCAAAAGAAGGCAAAATTAGAAATCAAG GGTTCTGTTTCGAAACGTTTAGAAGAGACGAAAAGTAATCGTGATTTTCTTGAAATTCAAATTTCGGATGTCAATCTTTCTAGCCTTGATGACAGAGAAAAGAATTTG CAAGTTGAGATTGATAGAAAGAGTAAACAACTTGATGAACGAAACCATGATAAAATCGTAGAACAGAAGCAGCTTGAGGTGTTTGCCATAGATCAAAAGATTAAGGTCCTTAGTCATGAAAGAGATCTAGCCGCTGGTGAGGCCACAGAAAGAATGGAGCTATCTATAAGTACGAGAGAGTTGGAGAATAAGAAGAAACAGCACAAAAAGAT AATTGAAGAGTACAAGGACAGGATTAGACTGGTGCTAAAAGGGAGGGTTCCTCCTGACAAAGATTTGAAAAGGGAAGTTACCCGAGCTTTAAG CGCTGTtcaaaaggagtatgatgaattgAGCACAAAATCCAGTGAAGCTGAGAAGGAAGTAAACATTTTGCAGatgaaaatagatgaaattgataGTAACTTATCCAAACATAAGAAAGAAATGGACT CTAGGAAGAAATTTCTTGAAGCCAGACTAAATTCTTTAGAGAAACAATCTTTTACCATTGATTCCTATCCCCAAGTCCTGGAGACTGCAAAGGAGAAAAAAGATGTTCATAAAAG CAAATACAACATTGCAGATGGTATGAGGCAAATGTTTGATCCATTTGAAAGAGTTGCCCGTGCTCATCATATTTGCCCCTGCTGTGAGCGTCCTTTTTCTgctgaagaagaagatgaatttGTTAAGAAG CAAAGAGTCAAGGCTGCAAGTTCGGCTGAACATATGAAGGTGTTGGCAGTGGAATCATCAAATGCTGAGTCTTACTTTCAGCAGTTGGACAAGCTTCGAATGGTTTATGAGGAATATATTAAAACTGTAAAGGAGGCAATTCCTCTTGCTGAGAAAAAATTGCTTGAACTAAATGAAGAGCTGGATCAAAAGTCTCAAGCCCATGATGAT GTGTTAGGTGTTTTAGCCCAAATAAAGATGGATAAGGATTCTATTGAGTCCTTGGTGGGACCTGTTGAAACTGCTGACAGGATCTTTCAAGAAATTCAGGGTTTGCAAGCAAAAGTTGAAGGTTTGGAATATAAGTTTGACATTAGAGGGCAAGGTGGTGCTAGAACTGTGGAAGATATTCAATCGGAGCTAAACGATTTGCAAAGCAAAAG GGACGTTTTACTTAAGGAAGTGGATGACTTAAGGACAGAACAGAGATACATGGAAAAGGATTTGCAAAGTGTTAAGACGCGTTGGCACGATATAAGGGAGAAAAAAGTCGAGGTGGCTAACACATTGCGTGATTTTAAAAAGGCGGAAGAAGAGTTGGAGCACTTGTCAGAGGAGAAACGTCAACTTGATCTTGAGGAGAAG CATTTAGCAGAGTCTCTAAGGTCCTTATTCAAGGAGAAGGAATCTTTATTGGAAGACTATGATTGCTTGAAAGTAAAACTTGCAGAGGAATATGAGCAGCAGCGAAAACTTAGAAGCTCGTATCAACGTGAAGCTGAAGTACTATATGAAGTTAACAGCAAGATTAAAGC GTATTATGACTTAAAGAAAGGGGAGAAACTAAAGGAACTGCGAGAACAGCAGTCTGTGATGGAATCTCAACTTCTCAACTTTGATGCTAGGAAACAGGAAATATTGGCTGAGCTAAACAAAAGTAAAGACTTGATGCGTAATCAAGATCAATTAAGACGTAACATTGAGGATAACTTGAATTACAGGAAAACAAAAGCTGAAGTAGATGTGCTTTCTCGTGAAATTGAGTCGCTGCAAGAGAGAATAATGGAGATTGGTGGTATTTTCAAATTTGAAGGTGAAATACAAAAAATTTCGGAAGAAAGGGAGAGACTTCTTTCAGAG CTCAACAGATGCCGAGGAACAATGTCCGTTTACCAGAGTAATATTTCGAAGAACAAAGCTGAACTTAAACAAGCACAATACAAGGACATTGACAAGCGGTACTTTGATCAGCTAATCCAGCTCAAG ACAACTGAGATGGCAAACAAGGATCTCGACAGATACTACAACGCACTTGACAA AGCACTTATGCGCTTCCATTCTATGAAAATGgaggaaataaacaaaattataagAGAATTGTGGCAGCAAACATACAGAGGACAAGATATAGATTATATTAGCATTCATTCGGATTCTGAAGGTGCTGGAACTCGTTCTTACAGCTACAAG GTTCTTATGCAAACCGGTGATGCTGAGCTTGAAATGAGAGGGCGATGTAGTGCAGGTCAAAAA GTTCTTGCTTCTCTAATCATACGGTTGGCTTTAGCCGAGACATTTTGCCTCAACTGTGGAATCTTAGCATTAGATGAACCAACCACAAATTTGGACGGCCCAAATGCAGAGAGTCTAGCTGCAGCTCTCCATAG AATCATGGAGGACAGAAAAGGCCAGGAGAATTTTCAGCTGATAGTAATCACTCATGACGAACGCTTTGCTCAATTGATCGGTCAACGGCAACACGCAGAGAAATATTATCGTGTTGCAAAAGACGACCA TCAGCATAGTATAATTGAAGCCCAGGAGATATTTGATTGA